The Humulus lupulus chromosome 3, drHumLupu1.1, whole genome shotgun sequence genome window below encodes:
- the LOC133822661 gene encoding probable ribose-5-phosphate isomerase 2, which produces MAIPYPHFIGSEQSAMEKGILVPSLSSSSSSLPPPVILTQDELKKIAAYKAVEYVKSGMVLGLGTGSTAKHAVARIGELLSQGKLKNIVGIPTSKMTHEQAVSVGIPLSDLDSHPVIDLAIDGADEVDPYLNLVKGRGGSLLREKMVEGACKKFVVIVDETKMVNHLGGSGLAMPVEIIPFCWKFTAQRLQNLFEDAGCVAKLRTFGEKAEPFVTDNGNYIVDLYFKKDIGDLNVASDAILRLAGVVEHGMFLDMATTVIVAGELGVKVKTK; this is translated from the coding sequence ATGGCTATTCCTTATCCTCATTTTATTGGGTCGGAGCAATCGGCCATGGAGAAGGGGATTTTGGTGCCTTCCCTCTcgtcttcatcttcttctttgccTCCTCCTGTAATTCTAACCCAGGATGAGTTGAAGAAGATAGCGGCTTACAAGGCTGTTGAGTATGTCAAGTCCGGGATGGTTCTTGGCCTCGGAACTGGGTCCACGGCCAAGCACGCGGTGGCCCGAATCGGTGAGCTTTTAAGCCAAGGGAAGCTTAAGAATATTGTAGGAATACCTACTTCGAAGATGACCCACGAACAAGCTGTTTCTGTTGGAATTCCATTATCTGATCTCGATTCGCATCCTGTTATTGATCTCGCGATTGATGGGGCTGATGAGGTCGACCCTTATCTCAATCTGGTGAAAGGCCGCGGTGGGTCACTCTTGAGGGAGAAGATGGTTGAGGGTGCTTGCAAGAAGTTTGTGGTCATTGTTGATGAGACAAAGATGGTTAATCATTTGGGCGGTAGTGGCTTAGCTATGCCCGTGGAGATTatccctttttgttggaaattcaCGGCCCAAAGGCTTCAAAACTTGTTTGAGGATGCGGGCTGTGTAGCAAAGCTGAGGACTTTTGGTGAAAAGGCAGAGCCTTTCGTCACAGATAATGGCAACTATATTGTGGACTTGTATTTCAAGAAAGATATTGGTGATTTGAATGTGGCTAGTGATGCAATTTTACGGTTAGCTGGAGTTGTTGAGCATGGGATGTTCTTGGACATGGCCACCACTGTTATCGTTGCAGGTGAGCTTGGTGTGAAGGTGAAGACTAAGTAA